From the Amycolatopsis thermoflava N1165 genome, one window contains:
- a CDS encoding xanthine dehydrogenase family protein molybdopterin-binding subunit, which yields MSVIGAPLDRRDGPAKTAGAARFAAEHLRPGLTHAALVHATVSRGRVTRLDTTAASAVPGVITVLTHHNAPPLKPAPKVNPLNLSTLVSGTSVNYLQDDEVHFDGQPVAVVVAETSAAAKEAAALVRAEYALLPSTVDFESMAPHAKKQPYSPVSPGAAKKGDAEKAFGEAPVTVDHRYTTPPHQHNAIEPHATIAEWDGDRLTVHDSTQSIDWCRNHLAIRFGVPAADVRVIAPFVGGGFGGKAMVWPGTILAALAARATGRPVRLALTREDVYRTVGGRTPSIQRVALGADRDGALTALIHTSVTRTGRVGGAPEQVTSQSRHLYDADHILIRASTVELDLVSNTSMRAPGESIGTFAVESAVDELAAELGMDPIELRMRNEPERNPLDGKEFTHRRLREVYEAGARRFGWRDRAPEPGVTRDGRWLVGMGVATAYHPAWVFTANLTLRLSDDGTVLLRCGFQEMGMGAATALAQVTADALGVPVDVVRVEYGDSALPMAPAAGGSMQTASVAASVLDAVEKLKGRLPKGAGDPVAAVRRAGMPHVEVSVGSDTRFGRLAGQARLIGRFVRDRRRVRAATGAQFCEVRVDPDTGEVRISRWLGVFDIGTVVNAKTAASQLRGGIVMGIGMALSEETLVDPRTGRIMNPSLAEYHVPVHADVPRIEVSTLDDPDPTTPLGIVGAGEVGITGVAAAVANAVFHATGRRVRDLPITLDKVIG from the coding sequence ATGAGCGTCATCGGCGCCCCGCTGGATCGCCGCGACGGCCCGGCCAAGACGGCCGGCGCGGCGCGGTTCGCGGCCGAGCACCTCCGTCCCGGCCTCACGCACGCCGCACTGGTGCACGCCACGGTCAGCCGCGGCCGCGTCACCCGCCTCGACACCACGGCGGCGAGCGCGGTGCCCGGCGTGATCACCGTCCTGACCCACCACAACGCGCCCCCGCTCAAGCCGGCGCCCAAGGTGAACCCGCTCAACCTCAGCACGCTGGTGTCCGGCACCTCGGTGAACTACCTGCAGGACGACGAGGTCCACTTCGACGGGCAGCCGGTCGCCGTGGTGGTGGCGGAAACCTCGGCCGCGGCGAAGGAAGCGGCGGCGCTCGTGCGCGCGGAGTACGCCCTGCTGCCATCCACTGTGGACTTCGAGTCGATGGCACCACACGCGAAGAAGCAGCCGTACAGCCCGGTCTCCCCGGGCGCGGCGAAGAAGGGCGACGCGGAGAAGGCGTTCGGCGAGGCGCCGGTGACCGTGGACCACCGGTACACCACGCCGCCGCACCAGCACAACGCGATCGAACCGCACGCCACCATCGCGGAGTGGGACGGCGACCGGCTGACCGTGCACGACTCCACCCAGTCCATCGACTGGTGCCGCAACCACCTCGCCATCCGCTTCGGCGTGCCTGCCGCCGACGTGCGGGTGATCGCACCGTTCGTCGGCGGCGGTTTCGGCGGCAAAGCCATGGTCTGGCCGGGCACGATCCTCGCCGCGCTGGCCGCCCGCGCGACCGGACGGCCGGTGCGGCTCGCGCTGACCCGCGAGGACGTGTACCGCACGGTCGGCGGCCGGACGCCGTCGATCCAGCGCGTCGCGCTCGGCGCGGACCGCGACGGCGCGCTGACCGCGTTGATCCACACGAGCGTGACCCGCACCGGCCGCGTCGGCGGCGCGCCCGAGCAGGTCACCTCGCAGTCGCGGCACCTCTACGACGCGGACCACATCCTCATCCGGGCGAGCACGGTCGAACTGGACCTGGTGTCGAACACGTCGATGCGCGCGCCTGGCGAGTCGATCGGCACGTTCGCGGTCGAGTCGGCGGTCGACGAACTGGCCGCCGAGCTCGGCATGGACCCGATCGAGCTGCGGATGCGCAACGAACCCGAGCGCAACCCGTTGGACGGCAAGGAGTTCACCCATCGCAGGTTGCGGGAGGTCTACGAAGCCGGCGCGCGGCGGTTCGGCTGGCGGGACCGGGCGCCGGAGCCGGGCGTGACGCGGGACGGCCGGTGGCTGGTCGGGATGGGGGTGGCCACGGCCTACCACCCGGCGTGGGTGTTCACGGCCAACCTGACGCTGCGGCTGTCGGACGACGGCACGGTCCTCCTGCGCTGCGGCTTCCAGGAGATGGGCATGGGCGCCGCGACGGCGCTGGCGCAGGTCACCGCGGACGCGCTCGGTGTGCCGGTCGACGTGGTGCGCGTCGAGTACGGCGATTCGGCGCTGCCGATGGCGCCCGCCGCGGGCGGTTCGATGCAGACCGCGAGCGTGGCGGCCAGCGTGCTCGACGCGGTCGAGAAGCTGAAGGGGCGGCTGCCGAAGGGGGCCGGGGATCCGGTGGCGGCCGTGCGGCGGGCGGGGATGCCGCACGTGGAGGTGTCGGTCGGGTCGGACACCCGGTTCGGCCGCCTCGCCGGGCAGGCGCGGCTCATCGGCCGGTTCGTGCGCGACCGGCGACGGGTGCGGGCCGCGACCGGGGCGCAGTTCTGCGAGGTGCGCGTCGACCCGGACACCGGCGAGGTGCGGATCTCGCGGTGGCTGGGGGTGTTCGACATCGGCACGGTGGTCAACGCGAAGACCGCGGCGAGCCAGCTGCGCGGCGGGATCGTGATGGGCATCGGCATGGCACTGTCCGAGGAGACTCTGGTCGACCCGCGCACCGGGCGGATCATGAACCCCAGCCTGGCCGAGTACCACGTGCCCGTGCACGCCGACGTGCCGCGTATCGAAGTGTCCACACTGGACGACCCGGACCCGACGACGCCGCTGGGTATCGTCGGCGCCGGCGAGGTGGGCATCACCGGGGTGGCGGCGGCGGTGGCGAACGCGGTGTTCCACGCGACCGGCAGGCGGGTGCGCGACCTGCCGATCACGCTGGACAAGGTCATCGGGTGA
- a CDS encoding multicopper oxidase family protein, translated as MRMTRRGFLGAAGLAGLAAAGFGPLLARPSQTAELVRSGARLPEPFTAPLPVPPEVTGDHVRITQRETDLEILPGLRTRVLAYDGRFPGPTVVSRSGRPMVVTHDNQLPVPTVVHLHGGHTPPEHDGFPTEAAHGPRDHVYPGTQRAATLWYHDHRMDFTGPQVYRGLLGMHLVRDDEEDALPLPRGEREVPLVITDRAFAEDGSFAYPSLDPALRRPGVVEDFMEGVLGDVVLVNGAPWPVLEVAAVRYRFRILNASNARRYLLALRPGAPLMQVGSDGGLLETPVTHAELPVAPGERFDVVVDFAAFAPGAEVTLRNLLGDRTTSDVMRFRVTRRAADDSAVPPVLSRIERLDPARAARTREWRFSLEHHGDHRMWMVNGDRFDPDGSDADPVLGQTEVWRLVSDAHHPVHVHLSPFQVLTRRGDPPSPADAGWKDTVDLRPHEYLDLAVRFTGYAGRYVVHCHNLEHEDMAMMATFVTR; from the coding sequence ATGAGGATGACCCGCCGCGGCTTCCTCGGCGCGGCCGGGCTCGCCGGGCTCGCCGCGGCCGGGTTCGGGCCGCTGCTCGCCAGGCCGAGCCAGACCGCGGAGCTCGTGCGCAGCGGCGCGCGGCTGCCCGAGCCGTTCACCGCGCCCCTGCCGGTACCGCCGGAGGTGACCGGCGACCACGTCCGGATCACCCAGCGGGAGACCGACCTGGAGATCCTGCCCGGCCTGCGCACCCGGGTGCTCGCCTACGACGGGCGCTTCCCCGGCCCGACGGTCGTCAGCCGCAGCGGACGGCCGATGGTCGTCACGCACGACAACCAGTTGCCGGTGCCCACCGTGGTGCACCTGCACGGCGGTCACACCCCGCCCGAGCACGACGGCTTCCCCACCGAGGCCGCGCACGGCCCCCGCGACCACGTCTACCCGGGCACGCAGCGGGCGGCCACGCTCTGGTACCACGACCACCGCATGGACTTCACCGGCCCGCAGGTCTACCGCGGTCTGCTCGGGATGCACCTGGTGCGTGACGACGAGGAGGACGCGCTGCCGCTCCCGCGCGGCGAGCGCGAGGTCCCGCTGGTGATCACCGACCGTGCGTTCGCCGAGGACGGCTCCTTCGCCTACCCCTCGCTCGACCCGGCCCTGCGCCGTCCGGGCGTGGTCGAGGACTTCATGGAGGGCGTGCTCGGCGACGTCGTCCTCGTCAACGGCGCGCCGTGGCCCGTGCTGGAAGTCGCGGCCGTGCGGTACCGGTTCCGGATCCTCAACGCCTCCAACGCCCGCCGCTACCTGCTCGCCCTGCGGCCGGGCGCGCCGCTGATGCAAGTCGGGTCCGACGGCGGGCTGCTGGAAACCCCGGTCACGCACGCCGAACTGCCGGTCGCGCCGGGTGAGCGGTTCGACGTTGTGGTCGACTTCGCCGCCTTCGCCCCGGGCGCCGAGGTGACCTTGCGGAACCTCCTCGGCGACCGGACGACCTCGGACGTGATGCGGTTCCGGGTGACGCGGCGGGCCGCCGACGACAGCGCTGTGCCGCCGGTGCTGAGCCGGATCGAGCGCCTCGACCCGGCCCGTGCCGCGCGGACCCGCGAGTGGCGGTTCTCGCTGGAGCACCACGGCGACCACCGCATGTGGATGGTCAACGGCGACCGCTTCGACCCGGACGGCTCGGACGCGGACCCGGTGCTCGGGCAGACCGAGGTGTGGCGGCTCGTCAGCGACGCCCACCACCCGGTGCACGTCCACCTGAGCCCGTTCCAGGTGCTCACCCGCCGCGGCGACCCGCCGTCACCCGCGGACGCCGGGTGGAAGGACACCGTGGACCTGCGGCCACACGAGTACCTCGACCTGGCGGTCCGCTTCACCGGCTACGCCGGCCGGTACGTGGTGCACTGCCACAACCTGGAGCACGAGGACATGGCGATGATGGCGACCTTCGTCACCCGATGA
- a CDS encoding GAF domain-containing sensor histidine kinase: MVQGSAALRWTGIALGAAGLAAATGRALFTPQPGGTLGALSWTAFGVAPLFVVAVWLVRRKPDHPQARRLLLVGSALAVNVGIEGPIRSAYSRSGAGDWFWLANLVWQYTGLLAMIGAALLLASFPDGVVEQRWQRIVLRLLWAHLLLPPLLLLARPTLVVDGYLLDPDPLIANPFAVPWLSWLGGPLTSAMLGYYGFVAVCLLFVRFARAGRAQRARMRLLVVVSAALLVIYPAQMVLADRYGAPEPWWVRLLAVAGVVLLAMVPVTIVVGVVRHRLFDIEVALRRSMVFAALSAGIAAVYFGLAAAPGLALGDRLPVELAVVLTIAVAAAIQPVRRRLEALAGRLVFGERVNRYQLVTDFGVALENTLDLGELLPRLAATVCRGLSASWVRVSVPGSAATAGEPHGPPALRVPLERAGEVIGHIECGPRDGGYDEADRDLLATLARQAAPAIANVGLTTRLAEQVAELGRSRARLVAAEDGERRRIERDIHDGAQQQVVALIMKLRLARNQVGRGEREPAAVLDELQRDARDLLTDLRELAHGIHPPVLSDQGLVAAVEARVDRLPLEVAVRAGDALRGERLGAEVEGAAYFVICEALTNVVKHAAARSADIDLARHNGTLVVRVHDDGIGLAAGESGHGMTNLRDRVEAIGGRLRVDSAAGAGTTVCAELPVAGHG; this comes from the coding sequence ATGGTCCAGGGGTCCGCGGCCCTGAGGTGGACGGGCATCGCGCTCGGCGCCGCCGGGCTCGCCGCGGCCACCGGGCGGGCGCTGTTCACCCCGCAGCCCGGCGGGACGCTCGGCGCGCTGAGCTGGACCGCCTTCGGCGTCGCGCCGTTGTTCGTCGTCGCCGTGTGGCTGGTGCGCCGCAAACCCGATCACCCGCAGGCGCGGCGGCTGCTCCTGGTGGGCAGCGCGCTGGCGGTCAACGTCGGCATCGAGGGCCCGATCCGCTCCGCCTACTCTCGCTCCGGCGCCGGCGACTGGTTCTGGCTCGCCAACCTCGTCTGGCAGTACACCGGCCTGCTCGCGATGATCGGCGCGGCCCTGCTGCTGGCGTCCTTCCCGGACGGTGTGGTCGAGCAGCGGTGGCAGCGGATCGTGCTCCGGCTGCTGTGGGCGCACCTGCTGCTGCCGCCGCTGCTGTTGCTGGCCCGGCCGACCCTCGTCGTCGACGGCTACCTGCTCGACCCCGACCCGCTGATCGCGAACCCGTTCGCGGTGCCGTGGCTGTCCTGGCTCGGCGGCCCGCTCACCTCGGCCATGCTGGGCTACTACGGGTTCGTCGCGGTGTGCCTGCTCTTCGTCCGGTTCGCGCGGGCGGGCCGCGCGCAGCGGGCGCGGATGCGGCTGCTCGTCGTCGTGTCGGCGGCGCTGCTGGTGATCTACCCCGCGCAGATGGTCCTCGCCGACCGCTACGGCGCTCCGGAGCCGTGGTGGGTGCGGCTGCTCGCGGTCGCGGGGGTCGTTCTGCTGGCGATGGTCCCCGTGACCATCGTCGTCGGCGTGGTGCGGCACCGGTTGTTCGACATCGAGGTGGCGCTGCGCCGCTCGATGGTGTTCGCCGCGTTGTCGGCCGGCATCGCCGCCGTCTACTTCGGACTTGCCGCGGCGCCTGGTCTCGCACTGGGCGACCGGCTGCCGGTGGAGCTGGCGGTCGTGCTGACCATCGCCGTGGCCGCCGCGATCCAGCCCGTGCGCCGCCGCCTCGAAGCGCTGGCGGGCCGGCTGGTGTTCGGCGAGCGGGTCAACCGCTACCAGCTGGTGACCGACTTCGGCGTCGCGCTGGAGAACACCCTCGACCTCGGCGAGCTGCTGCCGCGGCTGGCCGCGACGGTGTGCCGCGGTCTGTCCGCGTCCTGGGTGCGGGTGTCGGTGCCCGGATCGGCCGCCACCGCGGGCGAGCCGCACGGGCCGCCCGCGCTGCGGGTGCCGCTGGAGCGGGCGGGCGAGGTGATCGGGCACATCGAGTGCGGGCCGCGGGACGGCGGCTACGACGAGGCGGACCGGGACCTGCTGGCCACGCTGGCCCGGCAGGCCGCGCCGGCGATCGCCAATGTCGGGCTCACCACGCGGCTGGCCGAGCAGGTCGCGGAGCTGGGCCGGTCGCGGGCGCGCCTGGTGGCCGCGGAGGACGGCGAGCGGCGCCGGATCGAGCGCGACATCCACGACGGCGCGCAACAGCAGGTGGTCGCGTTGATCATGAAGCTGCGGCTGGCCCGCAACCAGGTCGGCCGCGGCGAGCGGGAACCCGCGGCGGTGCTGGACGAGCTGCAGCGCGACGCGCGGGACCTGCTCACCGACCTGCGCGAGCTGGCGCACGGCATCCACCCGCCGGTGCTGAGCGACCAGGGGCTGGTCGCGGCGGTCGAGGCGCGGGTGGACCGGCTGCCGCTGGAGGTCGCCGTCCGGGCCGGCGACGCGTTGCGCGGCGAGCGGCTCGGGGCCGAGGTCGAGGGCGCGGCCTACTTCGTCATCTGCGAGGCCCTGACGAACGTCGTCAAGCACGCGGCGGCGCGCAGCGCGGACATCGACCTGGCGCGGCACAACGGCACGCTCGTCGTGCGGGTGCACGACGACGGGATCGGGCTCGCGGCCGGGGAGTCCGGCCACGGCATGACGAACTTGCGTGACCGGGTCGAGGCGATCGGCGGCAGGCTGCGCGTGGACAGCGCGGCCGGCGCCGGGACCACGGTGTGCGCGGAACTGCCGGTGGCGGGTCATGGCTGA
- a CDS encoding response regulator transcription factor yields MAERLRIVLAEDNYLVREGTRRLLEDSGEVEVLAAVGNAGELRDAVRRLRPDAVLTDIRMPPGHHMEGIEAAHAIQAEHPGTGVAVLSQHTDESYAFALLRNGTAGLAYLLKDRLGDLEDLIRALRAVARGGSVIDPQVVDALVARRTRTVTSPLTALTPRELDVLREMAQGKTNAGIERSLHLSASTLEKHVNSIFGKLGLAEEPVHRRVAAVLTFLREHRD; encoded by the coding sequence ATGGCTGAGCGGCTGCGGATCGTGCTCGCGGAGGACAACTACCTCGTCCGCGAAGGCACCCGGCGTCTCCTGGAGGACTCCGGGGAGGTCGAGGTGCTGGCCGCGGTCGGAAACGCAGGCGAGCTGCGTGACGCGGTGCGGCGGCTGCGGCCGGACGCGGTGCTCACCGACATCCGGATGCCGCCGGGGCACCACATGGAAGGGATCGAGGCGGCGCACGCCATCCAGGCCGAGCACCCGGGCACCGGGGTGGCGGTGCTGTCCCAGCACACCGACGAGAGCTACGCGTTCGCGCTGCTGCGCAACGGGACCGCGGGACTGGCCTACCTGCTGAAGGACCGGCTCGGCGACCTGGAGGACCTGATCCGGGCGTTGCGGGCGGTGGCCCGCGGCGGGTCGGTCATCGACCCGCAGGTGGTGGACGCGCTGGTCGCGCGGCGGACGCGCACGGTCACCTCGCCGCTGACCGCGCTCACGCCGCGTGAGCTGGACGTGCTGCGGGAGATGGCGCAGGGCAAGACGAACGCGGGCATCGAACGCAGCCTGCACCTGTCGGCGTCCACTTTGGAAAAACACGTGAACTCGATCTTCGGCAAGCTCGGGCTCGCCGAGGAGCCGGTGCACCGCCGCGTCGCCGCGGTGCTCACGTTCCTGCGTGAGCACCGCGACTAG
- a CDS encoding RICIN domain-containing protein, translating into MRRLKRPFAAAALLAGLLSLFVAPNAGAAQQAGEPVTSLDGLVLRPAHPNQVKGGVNTMAEEQAYLLGPASDPSRCLDADLNTINRNGTKVQLWACDQYAAQQAWYIRLIPEGYYRFQNAYSGRYLDADLNTINRNGTVVQLWDYVAGAKNQWFAASEIPEGYLRLQNVQSGRYLDADLNTSYRNGTVVQLWQYVAGAQNQWWY; encoded by the coding sequence ATGAGAAGACTGAAGCGGCCGTTCGCGGCCGCGGCACTGCTGGCCGGCCTGCTGTCGCTGTTCGTGGCGCCGAACGCGGGCGCGGCCCAGCAGGCCGGCGAGCCGGTCACGTCGCTGGACGGCCTGGTGCTGCGCCCGGCGCACCCGAACCAGGTCAAGGGCGGCGTCAACACGATGGCCGAGGAGCAGGCCTACCTGCTCGGCCCGGCCTCGGACCCGTCGCGCTGCCTGGACGCGGACCTCAACACGATCAACCGCAACGGCACCAAGGTGCAGCTGTGGGCGTGTGACCAGTACGCGGCTCAGCAGGCCTGGTACATCCGGCTGATCCCGGAGGGCTACTACCGGTTCCAGAACGCGTACAGCGGCCGCTACCTCGACGCCGACCTGAACACGATCAACCGCAACGGCACCGTCGTGCAGCTGTGGGACTACGTGGCGGGCGCGAAGAACCAGTGGTTCGCCGCCAGCGAGATCCCCGAGGGCTACCTGCGGCTGCAGAACGTGCAGAGCGGCCGGTACCTCGACGCGGACCTGAACACCAGCTACCGCAACGGCACCGTCGTGCAGCTGTGGCAGTACGTGGCGGGCGCGCAGAACCAGTGGTGGTACTGA